From the genome of Scytonema hofmannii PCC 7110, one region includes:
- a CDS encoding sterol desaturase family protein: MTNYSFWFYWFVFFGVIFARYFLIAGGAYLLFYSILGKSLAKRSLRFKPPLSRSIWNDIKLSILSAVIFALCAAFIISEYDLGVTLLYTDLREYGLWYLGVSFVAVLIFQDTYFYCIHRMFHHPLLFKWMHHGHHRSGDPTPWSSFAFDPPEAIVQALFFVGVVFIVPLHFITLVAALITMTVWAVLNHVGFELFPSSFKSHWFGRWFIGPTHHSIHHRKYTMHYGLYFTLWDKLLGTQDPNYENEFHIEDFS, translated from the coding sequence TTGACGAACTACTCATTTTGGTTCTATTGGTTTGTCTTCTTCGGGGTTATTTTTGCCCGATACTTTCTGATCGCAGGGGGAGCGTACTTGCTCTTCTATTCGATTCTAGGGAAGTCTCTGGCCAAACGGAGTTTGCGTTTCAAGCCACCGTTGAGTCGGTCGATTTGGAACGATATCAAACTATCGATTCTCTCTGCGGTTATTTTTGCTCTTTGTGCAGCATTCATCATCTCAGAATACGATTTGGGAGTAACGCTCTTGTACACTGACCTCCGTGAGTATGGACTGTGGTATTTAGGAGTCAGCTTTGTGGCAGTGCTTATCTTTCAGGATACGTACTTTTACTGTATTCACCGGATGTTTCACCACCCCTTGCTTTTCAAATGGATGCATCATGGACACCACCGTTCGGGAGATCCAACACCTTGGAGTTCCTTCGCTTTTGACCCGCCAGAGGCGATTGTACAGGCGCTCTTCTTTGTAGGTGTAGTCTTCATAGTCCCGCTCCATTTCATCACCTTAGTTGCGGCGCTCATAACGATGACGGTATGGGCAGTGTTGAATCATGTTGGATTCGAGCTATTTCCCTCGTCATTTAAGAGCCACTGGTTCGGAAGGTGGTTCATCGGTCCGACGCATCACTCGATACATCATCGCAAGTACACCATGCACTACGGATTGTATTTTACGCTCTGGGACAAACTACTCGGTACTCAAGACCCTAATTATGAGAATGAGTTCCACATCGAAGATTTTTCGTGA
- a CDS encoding type II toxin-antitoxin system HicB family antitoxin, with translation MKIKAVIWQENGVWCGSVPALPGCHTWGESYEHLLEMLQEAVQGWLEVASEREEIEPEKQLVELSI, from the coding sequence ATGAAAATCAAAGCGGTTATTTGGCAAGAAAATGGAGTGTGGTGTGGTTCTGTACCTGCACTACCAGGATGTCATACTTGGGGAGAGAGCTACGAACACTTGCTAGAGATGTTACAGGAAGCTGTTCAAGGTTGGTTAGAGGTTGCAAGTGAGCGAGAAGAAATTGAGCCAGAGAAGCAGTTAGTTGAGCTATCGATATGA
- a CDS encoding Uma2 family endonuclease, translating to MISQVDEIKYYTSEEYLELEVNSQERHEYIDGEIIVMTGGTPNHNKIALNLSAALNFALRRQPYQVFVTDQRLWIPEKGIYTYPDVMVVDGELQLQEGRKDTITNPLIISEVLSNSTKSYDRDDKFAAYRTIPTFQEYILIDQYKVHIEQYFKTDKKRWTFVEYDDLNETISLNYINFEIALADIYDKVNFE from the coding sequence ATGATTTCACAAGTTGACGAAATCAAATATTATACTTCAGAGGAATATTTGGAACTAGAAGTTAATTCCCAGGAACGTCATGAGTATATCGATGGTGAAATTATAGTTATGACTGGTGGTACACCAAATCACAATAAAATTGCTCTCAATTTGAGTGCTGCTTTAAATTTCGCGCTTAGGCGTCAACCCTATCAAGTATTTGTCACTGACCAAAGGTTGTGGATACCCGAAAAGGGTATTTACACTTATCCCGATGTCATGGTTGTTGATGGTGAGTTGCAATTACAAGAAGGACGAAAAGATACTATTACTAATCCTTTGATAATTTCTGAGGTTTTATCAAACTCTACTAAAAGTTACGATAGAGATGATAAATTTGCGGCTTATCGTACTATTCCAACTTTCCAAGAATATATTTTAATAGATCAATATAAAGTACATATCGAGCAATATTTTAAAACAGATAAGAAGCGCTGGACTTTTGTCGAATATGATGATTTAAACGAAACAATTTCTCTAAATTATATTAATTTTGAAATCGCGCTTGCTGATATTTACGATAAAGTTAATTTTGAATAA
- the vapC gene encoding type II toxin-antitoxin system tRNA(fMet)-specific endonuclease VapC — protein MKFLLDTNTCIIYLRGRNSTLKQKLESTTARDIAVCSVVKAELFYGAMKSANPERNLTLQQEFLAQFISLPFDDLAAMTFGIIRSQLEVLGTPIGAYDLQIAAIALTNNLTLITHNTKEFKRVHNLLIEDWEIEN, from the coding sequence ATGAAATTCTTGCTAGATACTAACACTTGCATTATCTATCTGCGTGGTAGAAATTCTACCTTAAAGCAGAAACTAGAATCCACTACCGCTAGAGATATTGCTGTTTGCTCAGTCGTCAAAGCCGAACTCTTTTATGGTGCAATGAAAAGTGCTAATCCAGAACGTAATCTTACTTTGCAGCAAGAATTTTTAGCTCAATTTATATCACTACCCTTCGACGATCTAGCAGCAATGACATTTGGAATAATTCGCTCTCAGCTAGAAGTATTAGGCACCCCAATCGGAGCTTACGATCTACAAATTGCCGCCATCGCACTGACAAATAACTTAACCCTCATTACCCATAATACCAAAGAATTTAAGCGCGTTCATAACTTGCTGATTGAAGATTGGGAGATAGAAAATTGA
- a CDS encoding HAD-IC family P-type ATPase gives MQISKLQGLSEQEVRERRLAGKSNNVKLPTSRSYFQILRENLFTFVNAVFFAISGVFLFLQRPSDAIFVAVIIFSGVVIGICQEIWAKRKLDKIALLTRPLATVIRGGKEYTIDPKEIVLGDLLLLYSGEQILVDGKIVGEGRIEVDESLLTGESDLIPKIEGQEVYSGSFCVSGRACYEAQKVGTETVAYQLMAGAREFRQVYTPLQQEINLIIRILLLLACFLWILIAISFIIRSQSLNEIVQRAAVIAGLIPAGLLIAITLAYVMGAVQMLGKNILIQQTNAIESLSNVDVLCLDKTGTLTTNQIELHDLYPIQIPEGDLRSLLGDYAASTKSGNRTTVAILNGCSGYTKPIKTEVPFSSDRKWSSVVFDDSERYGTYVLGAPEVLSVVAPLDAAAQNYIQQQINQGLRVLLFARSRGSVSLEANKTPSLPPNLSAIGILSFSDRLRKGASETLQGFAKAGIAVKIISGDNPQTVAAIALQAGFSEEIKLVSGAELEQMNDTQFAQAASSYNVFGRITPQQKAKIVKSLRDAGHYVAMTGDGVNDVLSLKMANLGIAMESGTQATRGIADIVLLKDSFEALPPAFLEGQRIRNGIRDVMKLFMVRVCCVTLLIFATAIVSDSFPLMNKHSAIVTLIGVGIPTMFIPVWAQPGEQSKRSMVRSILHFIIPASLSITLVALIVYLFYLVSAILDLPPAAGIARVDYEIPRTALVTILVFCELLLIPFLKPPTTAWVASEPLSGDWRYSTVAGILIIAYLLILYIPPIRNFFELAPISPVNCLWLGLVAIEWSFIVRLMWRSRFLDRFLGVDLE, from the coding sequence ATGCAGATATCAAAGCTCCAAGGGTTGAGCGAACAAGAAGTCAGAGAAAGGAGATTAGCAGGAAAGAGTAACAATGTCAAACTGCCAACTAGCCGTTCTTACTTTCAAATTTTACGCGAAAACCTTTTTACTTTTGTCAACGCAGTTTTTTTTGCCATTAGCGGTGTTTTTCTGTTTTTACAGCGCCCTTCTGATGCGATCTTTGTGGCAGTTATCATTTTTAGTGGTGTTGTTATTGGTATCTGCCAAGAAATTTGGGCAAAGCGAAAACTAGATAAAATTGCCCTGCTAACTCGCCCTTTGGCAACTGTCATTCGAGGCGGCAAAGAATATACTATCGATCCGAAGGAAATAGTGTTGGGAGATCTCCTCCTACTGTATTCCGGCGAACAAATCCTGGTGGATGGTAAGATTGTTGGTGAAGGACGGATTGAAGTCGATGAGTCACTGCTAACAGGTGAATCAGATTTAATTCCAAAAATAGAGGGACAGGAAGTTTACTCTGGTAGCTTTTGTGTCAGTGGGCGTGCTTGCTATGAAGCACAGAAGGTGGGTACTGAAACAGTCGCTTACCAACTCATGGCTGGTGCAAGAGAGTTCCGTCAAGTTTACACGCCACTACAGCAAGAAATTAACTTAATTATTCGGATACTTTTACTCCTAGCTTGTTTTTTGTGGATTTTGATTGCAATTAGTTTTATTATCCGCTCTCAATCATTAAATGAAATTGTTCAAAGAGCCGCTGTCATTGCAGGTTTAATTCCGGCGGGGCTTTTAATTGCAATTACACTTGCCTATGTCATGGGTGCAGTTCAGATGTTGGGAAAAAATATCTTAATCCAGCAAACTAATGCTATAGAGTCTTTAAGTAATGTCGATGTATTGTGTCTTGATAAAACCGGAACACTCACAACCAATCAAATTGAATTACACGATCTTTATCCCATACAAATTCCTGAAGGAGATCTTCGCTCCTTACTAGGTGATTATGCTGCCAGTACTAAGTCAGGCAATCGAACAACAGTTGCCATTCTTAACGGTTGCTCCGGTTATACCAAGCCTATCAAAACTGAAGTTCCTTTTTCTAGCGATCGCAAGTGGAGTTCAGTAGTCTTTGACGACTCCGAAAGATATGGTACATATGTATTGGGTGCGCCGGAAGTTTTGTCAGTTGTTGCACCCTTAGATGCAGCAGCACAAAATTACATTCAGCAGCAAATTAACCAAGGGTTACGAGTTCTGCTGTTTGCTCGCAGCAGGGGATCTGTTTCTCTAGAAGCAAATAAGACTCCTTCGTTGCCACCAAATCTTAGCGCGATCGGGATATTAAGTTTTAGCGATCGCTTGCGAAAAGGAGCGAGTGAAACACTACAAGGTTTTGCCAAAGCAGGAATTGCAGTTAAAATCATTTCTGGAGATAATCCTCAAACTGTAGCAGCCATTGCTTTACAAGCAGGGTTTAGCGAAGAAATCAAGCTGGTTTCTGGTGCTGAGTTAGAGCAAATGAATGATACCCAATTTGCTCAAGCGGCTTCCAGTTATAATGTCTTTGGGCGAATTACGCCCCAGCAGAAAGCCAAAATTGTCAAAAGTCTCAGAGATGCAGGACATTACGTTGCTATGACAGGAGATGGAGTCAACGATGTCCTTTCCCTTAAGATGGCAAATTTAGGAATTGCCATGGAAAGTGGCACTCAAGCAACTAGAGGTATTGCCGATATAGTTTTGCTCAAAGATTCCTTTGAAGCATTACCCCCTGCCTTTTTAGAAGGGCAAAGGATTCGCAATGGCATCCGTGATGTCATGAAACTCTTTATGGTGCGAGTTTGCTGTGTCACACTACTTATTTTTGCCACAGCGATCGTTTCCGATAGCTTCCCGTTGATGAACAAACACAGTGCAATTGTCACTCTCATTGGTGTTGGCATTCCCACCATGTTTATTCCTGTTTGGGCGCAACCGGGAGAACAATCAAAACGAAGCATGGTGCGTTCCATTCTCCATTTTATTATTCCTGCAAGTTTGTCTATCACTTTGGTGGCTTTAATTGTTTACCTTTTCTACTTAGTCAGTGCCATACTCGATCTACCTCCTGCGGCTGGAATTGCTAGAGTCGATTATGAAATTCCTCGCACAGCACTCGTGACTATTTTGGTATTTTGCGAACTGCTATTAATTCCTTTTCTAAAACCGCCCACAACAGCATGGGTTGCTAGTGAACCTCTGAGTGGTGACTGGCGTTATTCCACTGTCGCAGGGATTTTAATTATTGCCTATCTTTTAATTTTATATATTCCTCCTATCCGTAACTTTTTTGAATTAGCACCAATTTCACCTGTCAATTGCTTGTGGTTGGGGTTAGTTGCTATAGAGTGGAGTTTCATTGTGCGTTTGATGTGGCGATCGCGATTTTTAGACCGCTTTTTGGGGGTTGATTTGGAATAA
- a CDS encoding efflux RND transporter permease subunit, which translates to MIFSLSGSFIKRPVFATVCSIIITLLGIACIPTLPVAQYPEIAPPLVTVTSNYVGANAEVVESTVTNILEQQLNGIEGVRYIKSTSANDGTSSINLTFELGKDQDIAAVDVQNRVSTVLSRLPGPVTQTGVQVQKANNNFLLAIGLYSDRDESKGQDIYDVTYLSNYTDLYIADAIKRIKGVGDVQIFGERKYAMRLWLDPNRLASRNLTPQNVITALQQQNLQVGAGQIGQPPTQSSQQYQYAVNAQGRLKDVEEFNELVIKTTEDGTLIKLKDVGRAELGAENYSSLLRFTSSDRVTHQGVGLGINQQAGSNALDTAVAVKEEMKRLAENFPPGIHYEVAFDTTTFIEAGTEEVIVSLFQAVVLVVLIVYLFLQNWRAALVISLAMPVALVGTFIFVKLLNFSINTLTLFGLTLATGLVVDDAVVIVEDITRRIQDQGLKPVEAAIQSMNELFSAVIATSVVLIAVFVPVAFFPGTTGQLYKQFALTIAFSITISTFNAVTFTPTLSAILLKRTQAPNNWFFNSINWSIDKTRQMYSRSIVVLTRFKFVILALFSGALVLTYWIYNIVPAGFIPDEDQGIFITLVQAPEGVSLNYTQKVLEQAEAILKEVPEVQQIFAVGGFSFSGSTPNNGLIFTTLKPWEERREANQSLQAIIGGFFPQPFGLFPKMLGIQEATVIPFNLPSINGVGNFGGFEFHLQDRENLGFDTMGTALNSLVGRASTYPSPDKPQVNGLRPNFNANTPQISVEVDRTKANALQVPVEDIFNTLQVFLGSTYVNDFNQFNRAYRVYVQADQAFRSNPEDIQKLYVRSQTGQMISLSNLVTIKEIIGPSIISHYNLFRSVEINGSPAPGVSSGQALKAMEASAKETLPKGFGYEWSGLSLEEIESGGQALFIFGLGVVFVFLILSAQYESFVDPFIILLTVPLAILGALIALVIKGSANDIYTQVGFVMLIGMASKNSILIVEFANQLCDQGLSITKAAIESAKERLRPILMTAFSTVAGGIPLMVATGPGAAARQSLGTATFGGMCIATVLSLFVIPILYIIIKNAEVAFGKRDRTVVASEETVTSNQ; encoded by the coding sequence ATGATTTTTTCCCTCTCTGGCTCCTTTATCAAACGACCTGTCTTTGCAACGGTTTGCTCTATCATCATTACATTACTGGGGATAGCCTGTATCCCGACACTGCCAGTTGCTCAGTATCCGGAAATTGCTCCCCCTCTAGTCACCGTAACTTCAAACTATGTTGGGGCGAATGCGGAAGTCGTTGAGTCTACAGTGACCAATATTCTGGAGCAACAACTCAATGGTATTGAGGGTGTGCGCTACATCAAATCCACGAGTGCCAATGATGGAACGAGTAGCATTAACTTGACGTTTGAACTGGGGAAAGACCAAGACATTGCCGCAGTAGACGTACAGAATCGGGTGTCAACCGTTCTATCGCGGTTACCGGGACCTGTAACCCAAACAGGTGTACAAGTCCAGAAGGCTAACAACAACTTCTTGTTGGCGATTGGGCTTTACTCGGATCGCGATGAAAGCAAAGGACAAGATATTTACGACGTGACCTATCTCAGTAACTACACCGACCTTTATATTGCAGATGCTATTAAACGGATTAAAGGAGTTGGTGATGTTCAGATATTTGGGGAGCGGAAATATGCTATGCGCCTTTGGCTTGACCCCAATCGTCTCGCTAGCCGGAACTTGACTCCTCAAAATGTCATTACAGCACTTCAGCAACAGAACTTGCAAGTAGGTGCCGGACAGATCGGACAACCTCCTACTCAATCATCACAGCAGTATCAATATGCTGTCAATGCTCAAGGACGACTCAAGGACGTTGAAGAATTCAACGAGCTAGTTATTAAAACCACGGAAGATGGGACGCTTATCAAGCTGAAGGATGTGGGTCGGGCTGAGTTGGGAGCGGAAAACTACAGTTCTTTGTTGAGGTTTACTTCCAGCGATCGCGTGACGCACCAAGGTGTCGGGTTAGGGATTAACCAGCAAGCTGGTAGTAATGCACTAGATACGGCTGTAGCAGTCAAAGAGGAAATGAAGCGATTGGCTGAAAATTTCCCTCCGGGCATCCACTATGAAGTTGCTTTTGATACCACTACTTTTATCGAAGCGGGAACAGAAGAAGTTATTGTCTCTTTGTTTCAAGCAGTCGTTTTGGTTGTTCTCATTGTTTACCTGTTCTTGCAGAATTGGCGTGCTGCATTAGTGATTTCACTGGCAATGCCTGTAGCTCTTGTCGGTACGTTTATCTTCGTTAAACTGCTGAATTTCTCTATTAATACCTTGACTCTATTTGGTTTAACTTTGGCAACAGGTCTGGTGGTGGACGATGCGGTGGTGATTGTGGAGGATATCACTCGCCGCATTCAAGACCAGGGACTAAAACCTGTGGAAGCAGCAATCCAATCAATGAACGAGCTGTTTAGTGCGGTGATTGCCACCTCTGTTGTGTTGATTGCGGTATTTGTGCCAGTCGCATTTTTCCCCGGTACAACAGGACAGCTTTACAAGCAATTTGCACTCACGATCGCTTTTTCCATCACCATATCCACCTTTAACGCTGTTACCTTTACCCCCACACTGTCTGCCATTTTACTCAAGCGGACTCAAGCACCGAATAACTGGTTTTTTAACAGTATTAACTGGTCGATTGATAAAACACGACAAATGTACAGTCGCAGCATAGTCGTTTTAACCAGGTTTAAGTTTGTTATCTTAGCACTCTTCTCAGGTGCATTGGTGCTAACTTATTGGATTTATAATATTGTGCCGGCTGGTTTTATTCCAGATGAAGATCAAGGGATCTTTATTACTCTGGTTCAAGCACCAGAAGGGGTGTCTCTCAACTACACTCAAAAGGTGTTGGAACAAGCCGAGGCAATTCTCAAAGAAGTTCCAGAAGTTCAGCAAATTTTTGCCGTTGGTGGCTTTAGCTTTAGTGGTTCGACGCCTAATAACGGTTTAATATTTACAACCCTCAAACCTTGGGAAGAACGTAGGGAAGCAAACCAATCGCTGCAAGCCATTATTGGGGGATTTTTCCCACAACCTTTTGGGTTATTCCCTAAAATGCTGGGAATTCAAGAAGCAACTGTAATTCCATTTAATCTGCCATCCATTAATGGTGTTGGTAACTTTGGTGGTTTTGAGTTTCACTTACAAGATAGGGAAAATTTAGGATTTGATACGATGGGTACAGCCCTCAATAGCTTGGTTGGTCGAGCCAGTACTTACCCATCTCCCGATAAACCTCAAGTAAACGGGTTGCGTCCCAATTTTAACGCCAATACACCCCAAATTTCTGTGGAAGTGGATCGCACCAAAGCCAATGCCCTTCAAGTTCCTGTTGAAGATATTTTCAACACCTTGCAAGTTTTTCTAGGCTCAACCTACGTGAATGACTTTAACCAGTTCAATCGAGCATATCGCGTTTACGTTCAGGCAGACCAAGCATTCCGCTCAAACCCAGAGGATATTCAAAAGCTGTACGTGCGTTCGCAAACAGGTCAAATGATTTCCCTAAGCAATTTAGTGACGATTAAAGAAATCATTGGACCCTCAATTATTAGCCATTACAACCTGTTTCGCTCTGTGGAAATTAACGGTTCCCCAGCACCTGGTGTAAGTTCGGGACAAGCCCTCAAAGCAATGGAAGCATCTGCTAAAGAAACCTTGCCCAAGGGATTTGGTTATGAGTGGTCTGGGCTTTCTCTAGAAGAAATTGAATCTGGCGGACAAGCTCTCTTTATCTTTGGTTTGGGTGTTGTCTTTGTCTTTCTCATACTATCAGCACAATACGAGAGCTTTGTCGATCCATTTATTATTTTGCTGACTGTACCGTTGGCAATTTTGGGTGCGTTAATTGCTCTTGTTATCAAAGGATCTGCTAACGATATTTATACCCAGGTTGGATTTGTCATGCTGATTGGGATGGCAAGTAAAAACTCGATTTTGATTGTGGAGTTTGCTAACCAACTTTGCGACCAGGGTTTAAGTATTACAAAGGCTGCGATTGAGTCTGCTAAGGAGCGTTTGCGACCCATTTTGATGACAGCTTTCTCCACAGTTGCTGGTGGTATTCCACTTATGGTGGCAACAGGACCTGGGGCGGCTGCTCGTCAATCCTTAGGAACAGCAACTTTTGGTGGAATGTGCATTGCAACTGTGCTGAGTCTGTTTGTTATACCAATCTTGTATATCATTATCAAGAATGCAGAAGTTGCTTTTGGTAAACGCGATCGCACAGTGGTAGCTAGTGAGGAAACAGTGACCAGTAACCAGTGA
- a CDS encoding type II toxin-antitoxin system RelE family toxin — protein sequence MTYQIKIKSKVAKQLKKLPNDMRDRINEKILELAENPRPSGVIKLEGSNDTYRIRVGSYRVLYDIFDDVLIISVVRVGHRREVYKDE from the coding sequence GTGACCTATCAAATAAAAATTAAAAGTAAGGTGGCAAAGCAATTAAAAAAGCTACCCAATGATATGAGAGATAGGATTAACGAAAAAATTCTAGAACTAGCTGAAAATCCCCGTCCTAGTGGGGTTATAAAGCTAGAAGGAAGTAATGATACTTATCGTATTCGCGTGGGTAGCTATCGCGTTTTATACGATATTTTTGACGACGTTTTAATAATATCGGTTGTAAGAGTTGGACATCGTAGGGAAGTTTATAAGGATGAATAA
- a CDS encoding aminoglycoside 6-adenylyltransferase, whose translation MNKADEIFTQIIQWAKGEEPIRAMILVGSRAGIEPVDELADFDVAVFATNYQSYLQEDRWLHHFGQLWVYIPEQYEIDNKGIALADD comes from the coding sequence ATGAACAAGGCAGATGAGATTTTTACCCAAATCATTCAATGGGCAAAAGGTGAAGAACCTATCCGTGCGATGATCCTGGTTGGTTCACGAGCAGGAATCGAACCTGTTGATGAATTAGCTGATTTTGATGTCGCAGTCTTTGCCACAAACTACCAGTCTTACCTACAAGAGGATAGATGGTTACATCACTTCGGTCAGCTATGGGTTTACATTCCCGAACAGTATGAGATAGACAACAAAGGAATTGCTCTTGCAGATGATTGA
- a CDS encoding aminoglycoside 6-adenylyltransferase codes for MIEWHEQAHHGWNYNTHYMGKHLKKWVDADIWKALHKTFGHFDYADSRDALYRTMQLFRQLAQETAEQLNFTYPKTVDESISKFIELTII; via the coding sequence ATGATTGAGTGGCATGAACAAGCTCATCACGGTTGGAACTACAATACACATTATATGGGAAAGCACCTCAAGAAATGGGTGGATGCTGACATCTGGAAAGCTCTGCATAAAACCTTTGGTCACTTTGACTATGCGGACAGCCGAGATGCTCTGTATAGAACAATGCAATTGTTTCGACAATTAGCACAGGAGACAGCAGAGCAACTTAACTTCACTTATCCAAAAACTGTAGACGAAAGCATCAGTAAATTTATTGAACTCACTATCATCTAG
- a CDS encoding DUF433 domain-containing protein: MSKRTQLLEAIAALPEELVDQVSIYVQMLQNPIQITPGVCGGQARIRNTRIPVWTLVAYRQQGSPDEELLANYPGLTAHDLSAAWDYYEQNREQVDREIAQDEAV; this comes from the coding sequence ATGAGTAAGAGGACTCAACTGCTCGAAGCAATTGCAGCCCTACCGGAAGAGCTAGTTGACCAAGTGTCGATCTATGTGCAGATGTTGCAAAATCCGATTCAGATTACACCGGGAGTTTGCGGGGGGCAGGCACGGATTCGGAATACGCGGATTCCGGTATGGACTTTGGTGGCATATCGTCAACAGGGTTCCCCGGATGAGGAGTTATTGGCAAACTATCCTGGGTTGACTGCACACGACCTCAGTGCGGCTTGGGATTATTATGAGCAAAATCGCGAACAGGTTGATCGAGAGATTGCCCAAGATGAGGCAGTTTGA
- a CDS encoding NADPH-dependent FMN reductase → MVKIVGIGGSLRTESYTQVALNITAQRVEALGAEVKILDLRQMQLPFCNGEEEYPNYPDVQRMRDAVSQADGLILATPEYHGGVSGVLKNALDLMSFDQLSGKVTGLISILGGQPNSNALNDLRIIMRWVHGWVIPEQIAIGQAWKAFSPEGKLLDEKLSQRFDQFAQSLVENTRKLRSVN, encoded by the coding sequence ATGGTAAAAATTGTTGGAATTGGCGGCAGTTTAAGAACTGAGTCATACACGCAAGTAGCGTTGAATATAACTGCACAGCGAGTGGAAGCCTTGGGTGCAGAAGTTAAAATCCTCGATTTGCGGCAAATGCAGTTACCGTTTTGTAATGGTGAAGAGGAATATCCAAATTACCCAGATGTTCAGCGTATGCGTGATGCGGTAAGTCAAGCTGACGGGTTAATTTTGGCAACACCAGAGTATCATGGTGGAGTCAGTGGCGTCCTCAAAAATGCCCTTGATTTGATGAGTTTCGATCAACTGTCAGGCAAAGTTACCGGGCTTATCAGTATTTTGGGGGGACAACCCAATAGTAATGCCTTAAACGATTTACGAATCATCATGAGATGGGTGCATGGTTGGGTGATTCCGGAACAAATTGCGATCGGACAAGCATGGAAAGCTTTTAGCCCTGAGGGAAAACTTTTAGATGAGAAGCTTTCACAACGGTTTGACCAATTTGCCCAAAGTTTAGTTGAAAATACGCGCAAGTTGCGTTCTGTAAATTAA